Proteins encoded within one genomic window of Mya arenaria isolate MELC-2E11 chromosome 13, ASM2691426v1:
- the LOC128213180 gene encoding uncharacterized protein LOC128213180, translating into MNRESMQQLSLRLSRVLEEIGVSKYIRTRRRRTWLMIETIDRIRDELAGGNFTTYTFGSQTEGTTTLGMKSDIDRLVCDNDWPVILDWSEWRQGKENLLVVKNEQSPPQHCWLQWVRSDLPLQVTEVNRRSDMVDSEGRVLLTNTQIEMHEKMRQISQSGEMVQHGPSRSWNEMLDFINAFHCTSLPEECKFLFCRPRPGHWPRPDTLAMARQTGVFLVPQGYTEDPLRPVKCRSTTFYVPVENMHYPLYKREWRFSTSIMERLLVFDMNIIQHKVYVFLKMLRKSIIKQVVDDRFSTFHVKTAILFTIETYPPNIWSEDNLVQCVIYCLTTLLRWLKIRLCPHYTISGVNLFTGKLFKHEQYKLHSMITEIIYSNFQCLYTIEMDDLGRRMSSVNSSQIIGVDTGCTLYQVQMVDLYIWWAAYYLQVHIAFLINDKSDLYQSMIEHFETLNVLKNNGTKIEQETASLLIPSVCGVLASIKASRCIYQGQPVTHSILQLYQLSFDSDLLSRRLKFASMLYCSGQYEAAANCLTYCEGLLGPAVWQCCTCVGRQGTPLTNEFRKKTGNTPFKDMLQKYTAIDVTFTRDDIHCVPKHLVYEMFRTAGDEDRQQRHPAHRYEWMDQIVIDCVPFLHYLQYLTHTQLNQRDRKLRALNNLYFYIFSKKGCGYIDTAWNMLGHCYEQENELNIARVCYTKSLQLYPRNNAANWHVARIMHQHLNG; encoded by the coding sequence ATGAACAGAGAGAGTATGCAGCAGCTGTCCCTGCGTCTGTCCAGGGTGCTGGAGGAGATTGGGGTCAGCAAGTACATCCGCACCAGGAGGAGGAGAACATGGCTGATGATAGAGACAATAGACAGGATCAGAGATGAGTTAGCTGGTGGGAACTTCACTACCTATACCTTTGGAAGCCAGACAGAGGGGACTACCACACTGGGGATGAAGTCAGATATAGACAGATTGGTGTGTGATAATGACTGGCCAGTAATACTTGACTGGAGTGAATGGAGGCAGGGGAAGGAGAATCTTCTTGTGGTAAAGAATGAACAATCTCCACCCCAACACTGCTGGCTTCAGTGGGTGAGATCTGACCTCCCATTACAAGTGACAGAGGTCAACAGGCGTAGTGACATGGTGGATAGTGAGGGCAGAGTGCTACTGACCAACACTCAAATTGAGATGCATGAAAAAATGAGACAAATAAGCCAATCTGGAGAGATGGTCCAACATGGTCCATCAAGAAGCTGGAATgaaatgcttgattttataaatgcatttcactGTACCAGCCTTCCTGAAGAGTGTAAGTTTCTATTCTGTAGGCCACGCCCTGGTCACTGGCCCAGACCTGACACACTGGCCATGGCAAGACAGACTGGAGTGTTCCTAGTGCCACAAGGATACACTGAGGATCCTTTACGACCAGTCAAGTGCCGATCCACAACTTTTTATGTGCCTGTAGAAAACATGCACTATCCTCTGTATAAGCGGGAGTGGAGATTTTCAACATCTATCATGGAAAGACTTCTTGtatttgatatgaatataatacaGCATAAAGTGTATGTATTTCTGAAAATGCTTagaaaatcaataataaagcaGGTTGTTGATGACCGTTTCAGTACATTTCACGTGAAGACTGCAATTCTGTTTACAATAGAGACATATCCACCAAACATATGGAGTGAAGACAACCTTGTACAGTGTGTGATCTACTGCCTGACCACTCTTCTCAGATGGCTGAAGATCAGGTTGTGTCCACACTACACCATTTCAGGGGTGAACCTGTTCACTGGAAAGCTGTTCAAACATGAACAGTACAAACTGCATTCTATGATAACAGAAATCATTTACAGCAATTTCCAGTGCCTATATACAATTGAAATGGATGATCTGGGGAGGAGAATGTCATCTGTGAATTCATCCCAAATTATTGGGGTTGACACTGGATGCACACTCTATCAAGTCCAAATGGTTGATTTGTACATATGGTGGGCAGCATATTATCTGCAAGTACATATTGCTTTCCTAATCAATGACAAGAGCGACTTATATCAATCTATGATAGAACATTTTGAGACactgaatgttttaaagaacaatGGAACTAAAATAGAACAAGAGACAGCTTCCTTGTTAATACCATCAGTTTGTGGAGTCCTTGCCTCCATTAAAGCCTCCAGGTGTATCTACCAAGGACAACCTGTCACACACAGCATTCTCCAGCTGTACCAACTGTCCTTTGACTCGGATCTGCTGTCCAGGAGACTAAAGTTTGCCTCCATGTTGTACTGCAGTGGGCAGTATGAGGCAGCAGCAAACTGCCTGACCTACTGTGAGGGCCTACTGGGGCCTGCAGTGTGGCAATGTTGTACGTGTGTAGGAAGACAGGGAACACCACTAACCAATGAGTTCAGGAAAAAGACTGGAAACACACCATTCAAGGATATGTTACAGAAATATACAGCCATTGATGTTACTTTTACTCGAGATGATATCCATTGTGTTCCAAAACATCTGGTGTATGAAATGTTCAGAACAGCAGGAGATGAAGACAGACAACAGAGACATCCAGCACATAGATATGAATGGATGGACCAGATTGTGATTGACTGTGTCCCATTTCTCCACTACCTACAGTacctcacacacacacaactgAACCAACGTGACAGAAAATTGCGGGCACTGAACAATCTTTATTTCTACATATTCTCAAAAAAAGGCTGTGGTTATATAGACACAGCCTGGAACATGCTGGGCCACTGTTATGAACAGGAGAATGAATTGAATATAGCCAGGGTCTGCTACACTAAGTCACTGCAGCTCTACCCAAGAAACAATGCAGCCAACTGGCACGTGGCTAGGATCATGCATCAGCACTTAAATGGCTGA